A single genomic interval of Procambarus clarkii isolate CNS0578487 chromosome 61, FALCON_Pclarkii_2.0, whole genome shotgun sequence harbors:
- the LOC123774371 gene encoding proprotein convertase subtilisin/kexin type 7 yields the protein MMETSTAWQEHREKHLTMYIGIHHPFCQLKPPWCTLLCALMINFTTLVSAKNRVDPSELHHRGDLHFFRESRVHSLAWVVEIREECHVREVIDNFRKIILQLKNDSSNEIYAKFRYNQSQNFLSSLNKDSDQECSEKIYPLQQNSCFCDIPLQLILVRKLTFFKNMYIIAHPYFRFYSQSKRKWKVRQNRRVQSVITSNRSALFGDYRKPVTNSEVDFLKTEACMEHYFSNHPCIKYAKQEVLRPRQKRSKVEFLDPLYEEQWHLKNGVAGQYDINVVSAWESGITGRGVTVCVIDDGLEWQHPDLRDNYNPAGSYDLNSDDPDPSPVKNGERNEHGTRCAGEIAAVANSVCGVGVAYRANISGIRVLGGRMTDTMEAAAFIQGLEVNDVYSCSWGPDDDGKTVDGPHHLASRALVHGITYGRKGYGAIYVVASGNGGRNKDNCNFDGYANSVYTVTIGAVDFKGRMPYYAEECAAMLAVTPSSGSNGRDIVTTDWSEISPSGCTKHHSGTSAAAPLAAAVIALAFEVQPCLSWRDVQYLIALTSRKIDTTNSDWAKNGAGLHHSHQHGFGLIDAAAMVSAATIWESVPFSTTYTSEKMVVQLPMPSERLGEVMVKHTVDEQALEGYALNILEFVQVRVTVEHDYRGSLNIVLVCPSGTRSTLAAPREADNSTKGLVDWPLGTVRCWGENPVGTYQVTVMQTRHQHLNGRLVSWQLVLHGTSMTPSQLQERKRLVEKAVRGEVVHVNRSTLCHPPELRFEPFEPLPERWLKVLVITGFFLMFMAIFNSLEYIFCYNDEKEKFYKKLQDVSAGRAMHQRNVLARRNTNADHHYGSIDDGSHSQDAVETHLPTANPNEIVPLMVIERETSPSPSCDADISSLDCDSDEGNLSSHCTSDTVIPKDTDVTDFTNDEFLSEVDEDRRILQKAELMD from the exons ATGATGGAGACATCCACAGCATGGCAAGAACACAGAGAAAAACATCTCACTATGTACATTGGCATTCACCATCCTTTTTGCCAGTTGAAACCGCCTTGGTGCACGTTACTTTGTGCCCTCATGATCAATTTCACAACCTTGGTATCTGCCAAGAACAGAGTGGACCCTTCGGAACTCCATCATCGAGGAGATCTACACTTCTTCCGGGAATCTCGCGTGCACTCTCTTGCTTGGGTGGTAGAAATCCGTGAAGAATGTCATGTCAGAGAAGTGATCGACAATTTTAGGAAAATAATTCTTCAATTGAAAAACGATAGCAGTAATGAAATTTATGCAAAATTTAGATACAATCAATCCCAGAATTTTTTAAGTAGTTTAAATAAAGACAGTGACCAAGAATGTAGTGAAAAAATTTACCCCCTTCAACAAAACAGTTGTTTTTGTGATATACCATTGCAACTCATTCTCGTAAGAAAATTGACTTTCTTCAAAAATATgtatattattgctcatccttatTTCCGTTTTTACTCGCAAAGCAAAAGAAAATGGAAGGTTAGACAAAACAGAAGAGTACAAAGTGTGATCACCAGCAATAGATCTGCTTTGTTTGGTGATTACAGGAAACCCGTCACGAATAGTGAAGTTGATTTCCTCAAAACTGAGGCATGTATGGAGCACTATTTTAGTAACCATCCCTGTATTAAATATGCTAAACAAGAAGTTCTTAGACCGCGGCAGAAGAGAAGCAAAGTAGAATTTCTTGATCCTTTATATGAAGAGCAGTGGCATTTG AAAAATGGAGTGGCGGGCCAGTATGATATCAATGTGGTAAGTGCGTGGGAGAGTGGTATTACTGGccgaggtgtcactgtgtgtgtcattGATGATGGCTTGGAGTGGCAACACCCAGATCTACGCGACAACTATAATCCTGCCGGCTCGTATGACCTCAATTCTGATGATCCTGACCCCTCTCCGGTAAAAAATGGAG AACGAAATGAACATGGTACAAGATGTGCTGGAGAGATTGCTGCTGTTGCAaatagtgtttgtggtgttggtgttgcatACCGAGCAAATATCTCTGGAATTCGAGTGCTTGGAGGACGCATGACGGATACCATGGAAGCTGCTGCATTTATTCAAGGGCTAGAAGTTAATGATGTATATTCCTGTAG CTGGGGCCCTGACGATGATGGGAAGACAGTAGACGGTCCTCATCACTTGGCCTCGCGTGCACTGGTGCACGGTATCACTTACGGCAGGAAGGGTTACGGGGCCATTTATGTTGTTGCCTCGGGTAATGGTGGAAGGAACAAGGATAATT GTAATTTTGATGGTTATGCCAACTCAGTCTACACGGTTACAATAGGGGCTGTAGACTTCAAGGGTCGAATGCCATACTATGCAGAGGAATGTGCAGCAATGTTGGCAGTAACACCAAGCTCTGGGAGTAATGGTCGTGACATT GTAACAACTGACTGGAGTGAGATCAGCCCATCTGGGTGCACCAAACACCACTCCGGCACTTCTGCCGCTGCTCCTTTAGCTGCTGCCGTAATTGCTCTGGCTTTTGAGGTTCAGCCTTGTCTGTCTTGGAGGGACGTTCAGTATCTCATTGCGCTCACCTCCAGAAAG ATTGACACCACAAACTCAGATTGGGCTAAGAATGGTGCTGGGCTCCACCACTCTCATCAACATGGTTTTGGTCTTATTGATGCTGCAGCAATGGTTTCCGCAGCAACTATCTGGGAATCGGTGCCTTTCTCAACCACTTATACTTCAGAGAAAATGGTAGTCCAGCTTCCTATGCCGTCAGAGAGACTCGGGGAAGTTATGGTCAAGCACACGGTTGATGAACAAGCGCTGGAAGGATACGCTCTCAACATTTTAGAATTTGTACAA GTACGAGTAACTGTAGAACATGATTATCGAGGTAGCCTAAATATCGTCCTGGTGTGCCCCAGTGGTACTAGGTCAACACTTGCTGCTCCTAGGGAGGCTGACAA TTCTACCAAGGGCCTTGTGGACTGGCCACTTGGTACTGTGCGGTGTTGGGGGGAGAATCCCGTTGGTACCTACCAGGTAACTGTTATGCAGACTCGTCACCAGCACCTAAATGGTCGACTGGTGTCTTGGCAGCTAGTTCTTCATGGCACTTCCATGACACCATCTCAGCTACAGGAGAGAAAAAG ATTGGTAGAGAAGGCCGTGCGAGGTGAAGTGGTTCATGTGAATCGCAGCACGTTGTGTCATCCACCAGAGCTGAGATTTGAGCCTTTTGAACCTCTGCCAGAACGCTGGCTCAAG GTGCTTGTCATTACTGGGTTCTTTTTGATGTTTATGGCAATATTCAATTCCCTTGAGTATATCTTTTGCTATAATGATGAGAAGGAGAAGTTCTACAAGAAACTTCAAGATGTCTCGGCCGGCCGGGCCATGCATCAGAGAAACGTCTTGGCACGACGCAACACTAATGCGGATCATCATTATGGAAGCATTGACGATGGAAGCCATTCTCAGGACGCAGTGGAAACACACTTGCCCACAGCAAACCCAAATGAAATTGTTCCTCTGatggtgatagagagagagacttcACCATCACCCTCTTGTGATGCCGATATATCTAGTCTGGATTGTGATAGTGATGAGGGTAATCTATCTTCACATTGTACAAGTGATACAGTTATACCAAAGGACACCGATGTTACCGACTTCACCAATGATGAATTTTTGTCGGAAGTTGATGAAGATCGGAGAATTCTGCAAAAGGCAGAGTTAATGGATTAA